One genomic window of uncultured delta proteobacterium includes the following:
- a CDS encoding hypothetical protein (Evidence 5 : No homology to any previously reported sequences): protein MLWFAMAPFSFLSHRLACCRIGQRDPRDDAKRFSFIRSLMRIIKKYEKSPFSFLYP, encoded by the coding sequence GTGTTGTGGTTCGCCATGGCACCTTTCTCTTTCCTTTCGCACCGTTTGGCCTGCTGCCGCATCGGACAGCGGGATCCACGGGATGATGCCAAGCGTTTCTCATTTATAAGAAGTCTTATGAGAATTATAAAAAAATATGAGAAATCGCCGTTCTCCTTTTTATATCCATAA
- a CDS encoding conserved exported hypothetical protein (Evidence 4 : Homologs of previously reported genes of unknown function), which produces MMLQGLLLTAIGMGTVFAFLLIMTLLMSNLKTFVDMVSKVSPEPGQKRPEEREAAELPMVAAAVLIAARRGR; this is translated from the coding sequence ATGATGCTACAGGGTTTGCTGTTAACGGCCATCGGCATGGGAACGGTGTTCGCCTTTTTGCTGATAATGACGCTGCTGATGAGCAATTTGAAGACGTTCGTGGACATGGTGTCAAAGGTATCTCCCGAGCCGGGCCAAAAGCGGCCGGAGGAAAGGGAGGCGGCGGAATTGCCGATGGTGGCGGCGGCCGTTCTGATCGCGGCGCGGCGCGGCCGGTAA
- a CDS encoding putative DMSO reductase anchor subunit (Evidence 3 : Function proposed based on presence of conserved amino acid motif, structural feature or limited homology), with product MNEWSLLIFTLALQVAVGGVVALALVDRLGSGRAGSRELGLFAVIAVAGSVFSLTHLGDMAGAYRALLHVSSSWLSREALLVVAFASLTVLAALFARKGNMTAILLPLAAIAGILLVFVSARVYAGTVVPKWTSSCPYADFFAAALLTGPFLVGCWRHDDPSDLRILRVLFGLGAVLFILNAGFFGGGVREPIAVARFLLAALGLVAGFRVLFGGASLPGVAAAGVVLLVLGEGVGRYMFFTL from the coding sequence ATGAATGAATGGTCACTCCTTATTTTTACCCTGGCGCTGCAAGTGGCTGTCGGCGGGGTTGTGGCTCTGGCTCTTGTCGACCGCCTGGGGAGCGGCAGGGCCGGTTCTCGCGAACTGGGCCTCTTCGCCGTCATCGCCGTGGCCGGGTCGGTCTTTTCCCTGACGCACCTCGGCGACATGGCCGGCGCGTACCGGGCGCTATTGCACGTTTCCTCTTCCTGGTTGAGCCGGGAAGCCCTGCTCGTGGTGGCGTTCGCGTCGCTCACGGTTCTGGCAGCTCTGTTCGCCCGGAAAGGGAACATGACGGCGATTCTGCTGCCCCTGGCCGCGATCGCCGGGATATTGCTGGTGTTCGTCTCCGCGCGGGTTTACGCGGGAACGGTCGTGCCCAAATGGACGAGCAGTTGCCCCTATGCGGATTTTTTCGCCGCGGCCCTGCTTACCGGTCCCTTTCTGGTCGGCTGTTGGCGGCACGATGACCCGTCCGACCTGCGCATCCTCCGGGTGCTGTTCGGGCTCGGGGCGGTTCTGTTCATCCTGAACGCCGGATTTTTCGGCGGGGGCGTCCGCGAGCCCATTGCCGTGGCCCGGTTTCTTCTGGCGGCCCTCGGCCTGGTGGCGGGCTTCCGCGTGCTTTTCGGCGGTGCGTCCCTTCCGGGGGTTGCCGCCGCCGGGGTTGTTCTGCTCGTTCTCGGCGAGGGAGTAGGGCGGTATATGTTCTTTACACTCTAA
- a CDS encoding conserved exported hypothetical protein (Evidence 4 : Homologs of previously reported genes of unknown function) produces MRKGLVLLAVVYMVAGMFAGAASAAEKPKDFPTRPITFIVPFNPGGSSGLMANKIGEYAEEYLGQPLNIVYRPGVGGLTATAEFAHAKKDGYTVLLAPNAVFTVQPFMRDVKYSINDYRILCGVHKDPQLIVVRYDAPYNTIKEMAEYFKKAGRPLKFGSSGTGGMNYNNQVLLYKRAGIEAQSVPFSGGAEPLINVLGGHIDIATGGTPEVFNYIREKQMKPLGLLAEERDTSDLYKDVPTFKELGYGDPLMIYKFLCVPAGTPEDRAAFLEDAFIKILRDKRWIEFSEKNYNVMFDATGKDITARIVPEIEETHKILKELGVAKK; encoded by the coding sequence ATGAGAAAAGGACTGGTTCTGCTGGCTGTTGTATACATGGTTGCGGGTATGTTCGCCGGAGCGGCGTCCGCCGCGGAAAAACCCAAGGATTTCCCTACCCGGCCCATTACGTTCATCGTGCCTTTTAACCCCGGCGGTTCCTCGGGGCTGATGGCGAACAAAATCGGCGAGTATGCCGAAGAGTATCTCGGCCAGCCCCTGAATATCGTCTACCGGCCCGGGGTGGGCGGCCTTACGGCAACGGCCGAGTTCGCCCACGCCAAAAAGGACGGGTACACCGTGCTCCTGGCTCCCAACGCCGTGTTCACGGTGCAGCCGTTCATGCGGGACGTCAAATACAGCATCAACGACTACCGCATCCTGTGCGGCGTCCACAAGGACCCCCAGTTGATCGTGGTGCGCTATGACGCCCCGTATAACACCATCAAAGAGATGGCCGAATACTTCAAAAAAGCCGGCCGTCCCCTCAAGTTCGGCAGTTCCGGAACCGGCGGCATGAACTACAACAACCAGGTCCTCCTGTACAAGCGGGCGGGGATCGAGGCGCAGAGCGTGCCGTTCAGCGGCGGCGCGGAACCGCTGATTAACGTGCTCGGCGGCCATATCGACATAGCCACCGGCGGCACGCCCGAGGTGTTCAACTATATCCGGGAAAAGCAGATGAAGCCCCTGGGCCTCCTCGCCGAGGAACGCGACACCAGCGACCTGTACAAGGATGTCCCGACGTTCAAGGAACTGGGGTACGGCGATCCGCTGATGATATACAAATTCCTCTGCGTGCCCGCGGGGACCCCGGAAGACCGGGCGGCCTTCCTGGAAGACGCGTTCATCAAAATTCTCAGGGACAAGCGCTGGATAGAGTTCAGCGAAAAGAATTACAACGTGATGTTCGATGCGACCGGCAAGGACATCACCGCCCGCATCGTTCCGGAAATCGAGGAAACGCACAAGATTCTGAAAGAACTCGGCGTGGCGAAAAAGTAG
- a CDS encoding conserved hypothetical protein (Evidence 4 : Homologs of previously reported genes of unknown function), with amino-acid sequence MTTGTTALCGIEQHAVLYALLIREALKHGAAGDKAARDATARYGRERGARMAQKAIADNEPLTRPAYRLYKEWQPPRQGLMVPGPVVQKTPSFITQQLRCEWAESWKRHELAEFGKMYCRYVDRYLCRGWSEDYEVNITTLLSEGDDRCTFDWGYALTPELEKELAEKSAALGTKYVKDFDYHTGHVLHALSSEFAEQLGAATGAAIRAAALKAFEEKFGKQCVDAIQRAFP; translated from the coding sequence ATGACGACGGGAACGACCGCCCTGTGCGGCATTGAACAGCATGCGGTTCTTTACGCTCTCCTGATACGCGAAGCGCTCAAACACGGTGCCGCGGGCGACAAAGCCGCCCGGGACGCCACGGCCCGTTACGGCCGGGAACGGGGCGCGCGCATGGCGCAAAAGGCCATCGCCGACAACGAGCCCCTCACAAGGCCCGCGTACCGTTTGTACAAGGAATGGCAGCCGCCGCGCCAAGGGCTGATGGTTCCCGGGCCGGTCGTCCAGAAAACGCCCTCCTTCATAACCCAGCAGCTCCGCTGTGAATGGGCGGAAAGCTGGAAGCGGCACGAACTCGCGGAGTTCGGCAAAATGTATTGCCGCTATGTCGACCGGTATCTCTGCCGCGGCTGGTCCGAGGATTATGAGGTGAACATCACCACCCTGCTTTCGGAAGGGGACGACCGGTGCACCTTTGACTGGGGATACGCCCTGACGCCGGAGCTGGAAAAGGAACTGGCCGAGAAAAGCGCCGCGTTGGGCACCAAGTACGTCAAAGACTTTGACTACCACACCGGCCACGTGCTGCACGCCTTGAGCAGCGAATTCGCGGAACAGCTTGGGGCGGCAACGGGCGCGGCCATCCGCGCCGCTGCCCTCAAGGCTTTTGAGGAAAAATTCGGCAAACAGTGCGTGGATGCGATCCAAAGAGCATTTCCTTAA
- a CDS encoding Amidohydrolase produces MDQSVQQWVEDHSGEIESLAHDIFTYAEVADEENQSTRRIADYLKRHGFSLESNSGGLPTAFRAVWGKGSPTVGFLGEYDALPGLDQKPVPYRDGDAGRNGHGCGHNLLGAGSAAAAVALRYAMEAKGIPGTVVYYGCPSEEILKGKIIMANNGCFRELDAALSWHPGIVYGLGETSYLAMDSVHFFFQGKASHAAGSPEMGRSALDAAELMNVGANYLREHVPDDVRIHYAYMDGPGKPNVVPANAGLWYFIRARKRTTVDDVTSRILDIAKGAALMTGTRASWEFKTRGYETLVNHTLCGLYDTVMKQTPLPAYTGDELDFAAKLAKHVDNPAADGSIETVLPPLTGMVSFMAGSTDVSDVSQVAPTGYMKSVCAPKGFPLHSWQFAACSDSGIGWKGMCYAAKVMAQAGLALLEDPALLARVKEEFSRTAKGFVPLTAETTS; encoded by the coding sequence ATGGATCAAAGCGTGCAGCAATGGGTTGAGGACCACTCTGGAGAAATTGAATCCTTGGCCCACGACATCTTTACCTACGCGGAAGTCGCCGACGAAGAAAACCAATCTACCCGCCGGATCGCCGACTATCTGAAGCGTCACGGATTTTCCCTGGAGAGCAATTCCGGCGGGCTGCCCACGGCGTTCAGGGCCGTATGGGGCAAGGGTTCGCCCACCGTCGGCTTCCTGGGGGAATACGACGCCCTGCCGGGGCTGGACCAGAAACCGGTTCCCTATCGCGACGGCGACGCCGGAAGGAACGGCCATGGCTGCGGGCACAACCTGCTGGGCGCGGGTTCCGCGGCTGCCGCCGTTGCCCTGCGCTACGCCATGGAAGCCAAAGGCATTCCCGGCACCGTCGTCTATTACGGCTGCCCTTCGGAGGAAATTCTCAAGGGCAAGATCATCATGGCCAACAACGGCTGCTTCCGGGAACTGGACGCCGCGTTGAGCTGGCATCCCGGCATCGTTTACGGCCTCGGGGAAACCAGCTACCTGGCCATGGATTCCGTGCATTTTTTCTTTCAGGGCAAAGCGTCCCATGCGGCGGGGTCGCCGGAAATGGGGCGCAGCGCCCTGGACGCGGCCGAGCTGATGAACGTGGGCGCCAACTACCTGCGCGAGCATGTCCCGGACGATGTGCGTATCCATTACGCCTACATGGACGGCCCCGGAAAACCCAACGTCGTTCCGGCCAACGCCGGGCTCTGGTACTTTATCCGCGCGCGCAAGCGCACAACCGTCGACGACGTGACTTCCCGCATCCTGGACATCGCCAAAGGGGCCGCCTTGATGACCGGCACGCGGGCTTCGTGGGAATTCAAGACCAGAGGCTATGAAACGCTGGTCAACCACACCTTGTGCGGGCTGTACGACACTGTCATGAAACAGACCCCTCTGCCCGCGTATACCGGGGATGAATTGGACTTTGCCGCGAAACTCGCCAAGCATGTGGACAATCCGGCAGCCGACGGGTCCATTGAAACCGTCCTGCCGCCGCTGACCGGCATGGTCAGCTTCATGGCCGGATCGACGGACGTTTCCGACGTCAGCCAGGTCGCTCCCACGGGCTATATGAAATCGGTCTGCGCACCGAAAGGCTTCCCCTTGCACAGCTGGCAGTTCGCGGCCTGCTCCGACTCCGGCATCGGCTGGAAAGGCATGTGCTACGCGGCCAAAGTCATGGCCCAGGCCGGCCTTGCCCTGCTGGAGGACCCGGCCCTGCTGGCAAGGGTCAAGGAAGAATTTTCACGGACTGCAAAAGGATTTGTGCCCTTGACCGCCGAAACAACCTCTTGA
- a CDS encoding Membrane protein: MLDGYPLAQQGKANLALDMALKASCIGGLISTLMLLLVAPQLASFALGFSPVEYFALALFGLTMISSISSGNLAKGLLSGMLGLLVSCIGMDPISATDRLTFGVTDLLQGISIIPAMVGLFAITEILQKSKKVFAPADEIATFSKEMLSFRQLTKYARTLFKSSMIGTFIGAVPGTGSTTSAFLAYNEARRSSPHPETFGTGELDGVAAAESANNAVTGAALIPLLTLGIPGDTVTAILLGALVMHGMYPGPTLFQTQGVFIYSIVAIMAVINIFMFFQGRVFIKIFANVTRIPTALLLPLLVILCITGAFACNNTIFDVILMLGFAVVGYILVELDFPVTPMVIAMILGPIAESSMRRGLAMSEGSWWIFVSRPISLTFILISVAALFYPVIKHLLQSRRAQKKAAPMVEA, from the coding sequence TTGCTGGACGGCTACCCTCTGGCGCAGCAGGGCAAGGCCAACCTTGCCCTGGATATGGCGCTGAAAGCCTCCTGCATCGGCGGCCTTATCAGCACGCTGATGCTCCTTTTGGTTGCTCCCCAACTGGCCAGTTTCGCGCTCGGGTTCTCCCCGGTCGAGTACTTCGCTCTGGCGCTGTTCGGCCTGACCATGATCTCCAGCATCAGCAGCGGCAACCTGGCCAAGGGCCTGCTCTCCGGCATGCTGGGCCTGCTTGTTTCGTGCATCGGCATGGACCCCATCAGCGCCACGGACCGGCTGACCTTCGGCGTTACGGATCTTTTGCAGGGTATCAGCATTATTCCTGCCATGGTCGGGCTTTTCGCCATTACTGAAATTCTCCAGAAAAGCAAAAAAGTTTTCGCGCCCGCCGATGAGATCGCGACTTTTTCCAAAGAGATGCTTTCCTTCAGACAGCTGACGAAGTATGCCCGGACCCTTTTCAAATCGAGCATGATCGGCACGTTCATCGGCGCGGTGCCGGGAACTGGGTCCACAACCTCGGCGTTCCTGGCCTACAATGAGGCCAGGCGCAGTTCCCCGCACCCCGAAACCTTCGGCACGGGAGAGCTGGACGGGGTCGCGGCGGCGGAGTCCGCCAACAACGCGGTCACCGGAGCGGCCCTGATACCGCTGCTCACCCTCGGCATTCCCGGCGACACGGTGACGGCCATCCTGCTCGGCGCGCTGGTCATGCACGGCATGTACCCCGGCCCGACGCTGTTCCAGACCCAAGGCGTCTTCATCTATTCGATCGTGGCCATCATGGCGGTGATTAACATTTTTATGTTCTTCCAGGGCCGGGTGTTCATCAAGATATTCGCCAATGTGACCCGCATTCCCACCGCCCTTCTTCTTCCTCTGCTGGTCATCTTGTGCATTACCGGCGCCTTTGCCTGCAACAACACCATCTTTGACGTGATACTCATGCTCGGCTTCGCGGTGGTGGGCTATATCCTGGTTGAACTGGATTTTCCCGTGACCCCCATGGTGATCGCCATGATTCTCGGGCCTATCGCGGAAAGCAGCATGCGGCGGGGGTTGGCCATGTCCGAGGGGAGCTGGTGGATATTTGTTTCCAGACCCATTTCCCTGACGTTTATCCTGATTTCGGTCGCGGCTCTGTTTTACCCGGTAATCAAGCACCTCTTGCAGAGCAGGCGCGCGCAAAAAAAAGCCGCCCCCATGGTGGAAGCGTAA
- a CDS encoding conserved hypothetical protein (Evidence 4 : Homologs of previously reported genes of unknown function) yields the protein MKADKDSKIVIIGMGYLMEYIAPCYQAFLQENCGANLLAVTADSRDLERKRKKFGFPIQLGDNGEALRRLKPDIILFAPPPHVAPAIAEEDLKPYYDELRSKGAPLPDIYAFPPKPLGTWYLNLLGKDVYVANILPNMNTKIGDLDIAGEGYSRLTLPEEQPWPADREERVKRFLAPLGRIIRFAPEQLAVAISSSSSTQILNDFVFAVSDALGRKISHNKIAEAMRASHRVRYTPPVPSTPCDKAAVPPRIYDVLSKALAVYAEGMKAELRDHGLSAELADTLENINIDIKLHTAQLEPREQLEWQTRKHATRGGILERACIEFFRRIEPLVTPCFSKIDEELPGQDWYDALQRETRNMLREVIDHTRHHLSDPPKEVTCTMEHHGVLYGLLAREAIRRCGEAGKKALVDGTVKHATERGKRMRQNALDNGDELARNNYRLYREWPDQGPGKMVPGPTQYSPSYVTSITRCEWVEAWKKHGLLEYGLYFCENMDKNLYRAFNEDFVVEVPTLIPLGHEQCTFDWGFEMTEPMRAEFDRKRAAFGTTFTKDFTFHTGHVLRTVGGEIIAQLGEKGQDAYDAATFEFIKRFGSDYLTAAEKAFPAS from the coding sequence GTGAAAGCCGACAAGGATTCGAAAATAGTCATCATCGGCATGGGCTACCTCATGGAATACATAGCCCCTTGTTATCAGGCTTTTCTTCAGGAAAACTGCGGCGCCAATCTCCTTGCCGTCACAGCCGATTCCCGCGACCTGGAACGAAAACGGAAAAAATTCGGGTTTCCCATCCAGCTCGGCGATAACGGCGAGGCCCTGCGCCGCCTGAAGCCCGACATCATTCTTTTCGCGCCCCCGCCGCACGTGGCCCCGGCCATCGCCGAGGAAGACCTCAAACCCTATTATGACGAGCTGCGGTCCAAGGGCGCGCCCTTGCCGGACATTTACGCCTTCCCGCCCAAGCCTCTCGGCACATGGTACCTGAATCTCCTGGGCAAGGATGTTTACGTGGCCAATATCCTGCCCAACATGAACACGAAAATCGGCGACCTGGACATCGCCGGGGAGGGGTATTCCCGTCTGACTCTCCCCGAGGAACAGCCCTGGCCTGCGGACCGCGAAGAGCGGGTAAAACGTTTTCTCGCGCCGCTCGGCAGGATAATCCGCTTCGCTCCCGAGCAACTCGCCGTGGCGATCTCCTCCTCTTCCAGCACCCAGATCCTGAACGATTTCGTGTTCGCGGTTTCCGACGCGCTGGGCAGGAAAATATCCCATAACAAGATAGCCGAGGCCATGCGCGCATCGCACCGCGTCCGCTACACCCCGCCGGTTCCGAGCACTCCTTGCGACAAGGCCGCCGTGCCGCCGCGTATATATGATGTGCTTTCCAAGGCGTTGGCCGTTTACGCCGAAGGCATGAAAGCGGAACTCCGCGACCATGGCCTGAGCGCGGAACTGGCGGATACGTTGGAGAACATCAACATCGACATCAAACTCCACACCGCCCAGCTGGAACCACGCGAACAACTTGAATGGCAGACGCGCAAGCACGCCACCCGGGGGGGCATCCTGGAACGGGCCTGCATTGAGTTCTTCCGCCGCATCGAACCGCTCGTCACGCCCTGTTTCAGCAAGATAGACGAAGAACTCCCCGGTCAGGATTGGTACGACGCGCTGCAGCGGGAAACACGGAATATGCTCCGTGAGGTTATCGACCATACCCGGCACCACTTGTCCGACCCGCCCAAAGAGGTGACCTGCACCATGGAGCACCATGGGGTGCTCTACGGGCTGCTGGCGAGAGAAGCCATCCGGCGGTGCGGCGAGGCCGGAAAAAAGGCGCTGGTCGACGGCACGGTCAAGCACGCCACGGAACGCGGCAAAAGGATGCGCCAAAACGCCCTGGACAACGGGGACGAACTTGCGCGGAACAATTACCGGCTCTACAGGGAATGGCCCGACCAGGGCCCCGGCAAAATGGTCCCCGGCCCCACCCAGTATTCGCCCAGCTACGTCACCTCCATCACGCGCTGCGAATGGGTGGAAGCCTGGAAAAAGCACGGCTTGCTGGAGTACGGCCTCTATTTTTGCGAAAACATGGACAAGAACCTGTACCGGGCCTTTAACGAGGACTTTGTGGTGGAGGTCCCAACGCTTATCCCGCTCGGCCATGAACAGTGCACCTTTGACTGGGGGTTCGAAATGACGGAACCCATGCGCGCGGAATTCGACAGAAAACGCGCGGCATTCGGCACCACATTCACCAAGGATTTCACGTTCCACACGGGTCATGTTTTACGGACCGTGGGCGGAGAAATAATCGCGCAACTGGGCGAGAAAGGGCAGGACGCGTACGACGCGGCCACCTTCGAGTTTATCAAACGCTTCGGCAGCGACTACCTGACCGCCGCGGAAAAGGCTTTCCCGGCATCATAG
- a CDS encoding Biotin/lipoyl attachment domain-containing protein: MQKVEFMLTAFRDGFQSVYGCRVHAGDFMPAVQAAKEAGVTHFEAGGGAMFQSAFFYANENAFENMDLFRETVGPEANLQTLARGVNVVGLESQSSDIIKLHADMFKKHGMTTIRNFDALNDVDNLVYSGKCIKDAGLKHEVVVTMMGMAPGWPNEGHVHTPEFYTRILRNILDAGIEFDSLCFKDASGTTPPAVVGETIAMARKIVGEDVRIGFHTHETAGASVACYLAAIRAGANRIDLSLAPVSGGTCQPDVITMWHALRGSGYTLDIDVTKMLQAAKIFKDCMKDYFLPPEALATDSRIPFAPMPGGALTANTQMMRDAGILDKYEDVFTNMGECVRKGGYGTSVTPVSQFYFQQAFNNTLFGPWEKFADGYGKMVLGYFGKTPVPPDPDVVKLAAEKLGLPPTTGKVRVLNDANPKKGRKAAEEKLRAAGLPLTDENVFIAATCGDKGILFLDGKGKANVRKIVPQQGEGREESKAAPAAGAPCTITLDGRAYTVSLDDRRVTVNGHTYDFDIQASTEAALAVARANTDTASLTAPLPGMLLRCSVKDGDRVAKDQSILVLESMKMETELKAPASGVIHLKARQGDQIQTGDLLAEIR, from the coding sequence ATGCAAAAGGTAGAGTTCATGCTGACTGCCTTCAGGGACGGGTTTCAGTCCGTTTACGGCTGCCGGGTGCATGCCGGGGACTTCATGCCCGCGGTACAGGCGGCAAAAGAGGCCGGGGTAACCCACTTTGAGGCGGGCGGCGGCGCGATGTTCCAGAGCGCGTTTTTTTACGCCAACGAGAATGCGTTCGAGAATATGGACCTGTTCCGGGAAACCGTGGGGCCGGAGGCCAATCTCCAGACCCTGGCCCGGGGCGTCAACGTGGTGGGGCTCGAAAGCCAGAGCAGCGACATCATCAAGCTGCATGCCGACATGTTCAAAAAACACGGGATGACGACCATCCGCAACTTTGACGCCCTGAACGACGTCGACAACCTGGTTTACAGCGGCAAGTGCATAAAAGACGCGGGCCTGAAGCATGAGGTCGTGGTCACCATGATGGGCATGGCCCCGGGCTGGCCCAACGAAGGGCATGTGCACACCCCGGAATTTTACACGCGTATCTTACGGAACATCCTGGACGCGGGCATCGAATTCGATTCCCTGTGTTTCAAGGACGCTTCGGGCACGACGCCCCCGGCGGTCGTGGGCGAAACCATCGCCATGGCCCGGAAAATCGTCGGCGAGGACGTGCGCATCGGGTTCCACACCCATGAGACGGCGGGCGCTTCCGTGGCCTGTTACCTCGCGGCCATCCGGGCCGGAGCCAACCGCATCGATCTTTCACTCGCCCCGGTTTCCGGCGGCACCTGCCAGCCGGACGTGATTACCATGTGGCACGCCCTGCGCGGCAGCGGCTATACCCTGGATATCGACGTGACCAAAATGCTCCAGGCCGCCAAGATCTTCAAAGACTGCATGAAGGACTATTTCCTGCCGCCCGAAGCGTTGGCGACGGATTCGCGCATCCCCTTCGCGCCCATGCCCGGCGGAGCCCTGACCGCCAACACCCAGATGATGCGCGACGCGGGCATTCTGGACAAGTACGAGGACGTTTTCACCAACATGGGCGAGTGCGTGCGCAAGGGCGGGTACGGCACGTCCGTCACGCCGGTCTCGCAGTTCTATTTCCAGCAGGCCTTCAACAACACGCTTTTCGGCCCGTGGGAGAAGTTCGCGGACGGCTACGGCAAGATGGTGCTGGGGTACTTCGGCAAAACCCCCGTGCCGCCGGACCCGGACGTGGTGAAGCTGGCTGCGGAAAAGCTGGGGCTGCCGCCCACCACGGGAAAAGTCCGCGTGCTGAACGACGCCAACCCCAAAAAGGGCCGGAAAGCGGCGGAAGAAAAACTGCGGGCGGCGGGCCTCCCCCTTACCGACGAGAACGTGTTCATCGCCGCGACCTGCGGGGACAAGGGCATCCTATTCCTGGACGGCAAGGGCAAGGCCAACGTGCGCAAAATAGTCCCGCAGCAGGGGGAAGGCCGGGAAGAAAGCAAGGCGGCTCCCGCTGCCGGAGCGCCCTGCACCATCACACTGGACGGCCGCGCGTACACGGTTTCCCTGGATGACCGCAGGGTGACCGTCAACGGGCATACCTATGATTTTGATATCCAGGCATCTACCGAGGCGGCGCTCGCGGTCGCGCGCGCGAACACCGATACCGCGTCCCTCACGGCGCCCCTGCCGGGCATGCTGCTGCGCTGCAGCGTGAAGGACGGCGACAGGGTTGCCAAGGACCAGTCCATTCTTGTTTTGGAGTCCATGAAGATGGAAACGGAGCTTAAGGCCCCGGCCTCGGGCGTCATTCACCTCAAAGCCAGACAGGGCGACCAGATCCAGACGGGCGACCTGCTTGCGGAAATCCGATAG
- a CDS encoding exported hypothetical protein (Evidence 5 : No homology to any previously reported sequences) — MKRVVMTLAVLSLFTALFAGSAFAAAKPKDFPTRPITFVVPFPPGGSSGLMGNKIAEIAPDYLGQPLNLVFRAGVGGLTATAEFMHAKKDGYSVLLTANALFTVQPFMRDVKYSLNDYRILCGLNQEPQCVVVKYDAPYNRDSGHSRFRRDLAGRLPSGAAGQGQPCPGYGAESLLHRRPYQHADAPFGCSPTGQFRARVLPGRVLRSGAVRPDHDLQHQQRQPGQGPALRHAGPACFVHRHGPHQRHGPADLRRYGSFAGYQHYSCHGRAFRHY, encoded by the coding sequence ATGAAGCGAGTTGTGATGACGCTGGCAGTGCTAAGCCTGTTCACGGCCCTGTTCGCCGGGTCGGCCTTTGCGGCGGCGAAACCCAAAGATTTTCCGACCCGGCCCATTACCTTTGTGGTGCCCTTCCCCCCGGGCGGCTCTTCCGGCCTTATGGGCAACAAGATAGCCGAAATAGCCCCGGATTATCTCGGGCAGCCCCTGAACCTGGTTTTTCGCGCCGGGGTCGGCGGCCTTACGGCAACGGCCGAGTTCATGCACGCCAAAAAGGACGGCTACAGTGTGCTGCTGACGGCCAACGCGTTGTTCACCGTGCAGCCGTTCATGCGGGATGTTAAGTATTCCCTTAACGACTACCGCATTCTCTGCGGCCTGAACCAGGAACCCCAGTGCGTCGTCGTAAAATACGACGCCCCGTACAACCGCGACTCCGGGCACTCCCGCTTCCGGCGCGACCTTGCTGGACGGCTACCCTCTGGCGCAGCAGGGCAAGGCCAACCTTGCCCTGGATATGGCGCTGAAAGCCTCCTGCATCGGCGGCCTTATCAGCACGCTGATGCTCCTTTTGGTTGCTCCCCAACTGGCCAGTTTCGCGCTCGGGTTCTCCCCGGTCGAGTACTTCGCTCTGGCGCTGTTCGGCCTGACCATGATCTCCAGCATCAGCAGCGGCAACCTGGCCAAGGGCCTGCTCTCCGGCATGCTGGGCCTGCTTGTTTCGTGCATCGGCATGGACCCCATCAGCGCCACGGACCGGCTGACCTTCGGCGTTACGGATCTTTTGCAGGGTATCAGCATTATTCCTGCCATGGTCGGGCTTTTCGCCATTACTGA